Genomic DNA from Marispirochaeta aestuarii:
GAGGACGATCGTTGCTCCGTTCCCGTCGATCCTGGGTCTGCGGACGGGATTCCCTCTGGAATCGGGTTTCCCCCGAGCGCATACGGGTGTACCCGCCGGTACGTCCCTTCTGGGTGGGCCGGATCTCTTCGGTTTTGGAAGCGGCAGTCTCTTTTCTTACCGGTTTGTCAGTTTTTTCCTGCCCGGTCTCCCTGGGAGGAGCCTTTGTTTCTGCCTTTTCCTCGGTTTTTTGCGGAGGAGCCGCTGCGGCTTCTTCAGGTTTTTTCTGCAGAGACGGCTCAGGGGCGGCACTCTTCAGCGTCTCGTCCTGAACTGCCTGCTTCTCTTCCTGACCTGACTCCACGGCAGACGCATCTTCTTTTTTTGCGACCACACGAGGAACGGGCTTCTTCTTTTTCTTTACGACTACAACCCGCTTTTTTTCATGTTTCTCGTCGGATGAAATTTCCTCTGGTTTCTTGTGCTTTATAAGGGTTGCCTTCGGTTTCTTCTTGTTTTCCTGTTCTTCAGCCATAGTTCCTCGGTTGATCTTATGGATTCCGTATCAAGAATCCATTACTCTTCTTCCTCTGATATTTCAAAGCTCAAACCAACACCGCAATTAGGACACGTTGTCATGTCGACGCTTATCGGATGTCCGCACTCAGGACACTCATAGGACTCATCCTCTTCAGATTCGAAGAAGTCTTCTGTATCGTCATTTTCTTCTTCTTCCTCGATAATGTCAACATTGTCATTAATAATAGCAGTAATGGTTTCCACATCTTTCGAGTCAAGCCCCTCAATTTCAGCCATTTCTTCGGGACTGAGATTGATAAGGTCCTCAATCAACTCGATCTTATTATCCTTCAGGGTTTCCACTATGTGTTCCGGAATATCCGGAAGTTCAGCAATGCTGGTTATCTCTTCCTCTTCTTCCACGTCACTGAAAAGGGCTTCCATTGCCTTCTTGCTCTCCGCGGCAATATCCATCTCTTCGAACTGGGCTATTGTCTTGACATCGATATTCCAGTCAACAAGACGGTTTGCAAGCCGCACATTCAGGCCCTGCTTGCCGATCGCCAGAGAAAGCTGGTTCTCTTCAACAACCGCAAGGGCCTGTCTTTTTGCCTCGTCCAGAACAACAACGGTGTCGACTTCAGCGGGAGAAAGGGCGTTCTTGATGAAATCCCGGGGATTATTGTCATACTTCAGGATGTCGATTTTTTCCCCTTCGAGTTCTCTGACGATTGCCTGGATACGAACGCCCTTCATCCCAACGCAGGCCCCCACGGGATCGACATCTTCACGGTTTGAATAGACCGCGAGCTTTGTCCGATAGCCGGGTTCCCGGACGATCTTGAAGATCTCCACGGTTTTATCATAAACCTCGGGCACCTCCAGCTCAAAAATTCGCCGGACAAAATCGGTATGGGTTCTGGACAGCACGATCTGCAGGCCGGAGGTTGTTTTATTCACCTCGTAAATCAGGGCTTTGATTCTGTCGTTGGGGCGGTAAATCTCCCGGGGAGACTGATATCGTTTGGGAAGAATACCCTCAACCCGTCCAAGATCCACAAAGATATTCCCGTTCCGTTCCCTCTGATAGTAGCCGATGATCATTTCGCCTACCTTCTCCTGGAATTCGGAATAGAGGGTATCCTTCTGGATATCCCTGAGGGTCTGCTTGGCCTTCTGTTTGGCACTCTGCACTGCAACACGATCAAATTCCTGAGGATTTATCTCGATCAGCAGCTCGTCTCCGAGCTCACACTCTTCGTTAAGTTCCAGAGCCTCTTCCAGGGCAATCTCGGTCACCTCGTCATAGACGTCTTCAACAATCTGTTTACGGGCGAATAAGGCCACCTCATCGCCTTCTTCATCAAAACGCACAACCGCATTGTCGCACTGTCCGAATTTCTTCTTGTAGGCCGCCAGCAGGAAGTCTTCTATTGTCTTTTTAACCAGGTCTTCCGATATTCCCCGATCCTGTACTATCGATCGTATCGCGTCTGCTAATCCAGAGGCCATGTATGATACCCCCTACCCTTCAGATATTTTCGCTTTAACAATTTCTGCTCTCCCGTATCGTCTCTCTCCGTCACCGACAGTGAGAACTATTTCATCATCGTCCGCATGGATCAGATCACCCTGCACCCATTCGCTTGAATCTTCCGTCAGCACGCGTATTCTTCGGCCGGTAAAAATGGCGAATTCACGAAAGAATTTTATATTCCTGCTGATACCCGGAGAAGATATCTCCAGGCTTATATCCCGTGAATCAAGAGCCACCTCAAGACGGGGCATAACGGTCCTGTATACCTTGGTACAGTCATCCAGAGAAACACCTTCCGAGCTGTAGATGTAAATAACAACCTGAACGGAACCTTTCACAGGGCGGCACTGGGCCTCCACAACCGAAAAACCCATCCCCTGGATTATATCCACCGTCGATTCAAGTTCAGGACTTATTCCTGTTCCTTCCTTCATACAATCAGGCGAAGAATCCGCCATTTCCTTTTATATAGAGTAGGGGTCTGCCGGCATACACCCTGGCAGAACAAGGTGCAGCTGCAAGGTCCCCTGTATAAAAAAAAGAGTCGCCGGGGACTCTTTTCTGTTCCGCTGCAATTCAACTGTCGTAAATAAATAGTATCAAGCTTGGAAAGACTAGTCAATAGCAAAGACGATCCAGACCATCACGCGGGAACCTCCCCCCTCGATGGCTGCAGAAGCTGCACGAATGCTGGCGCCGGTGGTCCGGATATCATCAAGAAGGACAATACTTTGACAAGTCTTTTTTCCTGTATAGTGGAATACGCTTCGGCTGTTCGCCTCCCTCGCCTTCCTGTTGAGTTTTTTCTGTTCCTTTCCTGCGCTTCGTACAAGTAGTTGCGGACAAACCGCAAGCCCCTGGTCCCTGAGCCTGGCAGTCACCTGCTCCATATGCCCCCATCCGTTTCGCCGGCGGGATTTCCGTCCGGAAGGCACAGGGACAATCAAAGCCTGCTTCTCTTCTGCTGTCAGATCCCTAAGAATTTCTTCCGCCAGGATCCCCGAAAGGGACTTTATTCCATCGAATTTGTAGCGCTGGAGAAGGACCCGTGCAGCTCCGCGGTAATAAAAGATTCCCCGTCCGGGGGGACCGGGATTTTCCTGCTCCCTGCAGTTCATACACACGCGATTCTCACTTGTCAGGGTAAGACCGCACTGAAGACATCGCCGCCCCCGTATTCTTCCAGACCGGAGTTCAGTATGACAGGAAGCACAGAGCAGGTTCTCGCAGTTCAAGGGCAATTGCCGTCCGCATATTGCACATATCCGGGGAAACAGAAAATCCAGCATCGGAGGGATTACGCTGCGTTTCACATGAGTATAAACCGGAGCACCAGTCCGACGCTTCAGATTTTCAGGGTTTTTTGTAAACGGGCCAGAAAGTTGAGGGCCTCCAGAGGTGTAGTGGAATCAATCTTCAGATTCTTTATTTCCTGGATCACCATATCGTCAGCACCGAACAGGTCATGCTGAATCTCCCCCGCCCCGGGAGGGAGTACGGTGAGTTGAGCACCGTCGTCGAGTCCTCCCAGGATTTCCGCCGCCCTGCGAATGACCTGGTCGGGGATACCCGCCAGACGGGCTACATGAATACCGTAGGAACCGGCTGCAGCCCCCTCTTTCAAGCGTTTGAGGAAGATGATCTCCCCTTCTTTTTCCAGAACCTCCATATGAAGATTCCGGAGCCCCGGATTTTCAATGGAGGTAAGTTCATGATAGTGGGTGGCAAAGAGGGTGTTCACCTTTTTTTCCAGAATATACTCGGAAACAGCCCAGGCTATGGAGAGACCGTCGTTGGTACTGGTCCCCCTCCCTACTTCGTCCATTATAACCAGGCTCGAATTACTCATGTAGCGCAGGATGTTGGCCGTCTCATTCATTTCCACCAGGAAGGTGGATTCTCCCCGGGCCAGGTTATCCGAAGCGCCGACCCGGCAGAAGATCCTGTCCACAAGGCCGATCTCCGCACGGGCCGCCGGAACGAAGGAACCGATCTGAGCCATGAGAACAATCAGAGCGGTCTGACGCAGCACCGTTGATTTACCCGCCATATTGGGTCCGGTAATCAGAGCGAAAGGAGGATCCTCCCCCCCGAGGCGCAGGGAGTTGGGGATGAAATCCCCCGGAGGCAGATGCTTTTCCACTACCGGATGCCTGCCCTCTTCAATGATGATTCCCCCGGAGCCACCTACCTGGGGCCGGATAAAACCGTGCACCGTGGCTGCATAGGCGAAACTGGCGAGGGCATCCATCTCGGCAAGATATTCTGCGCAGGCGTAGAGTTCATCCAGAGAGGTGCGCACCTTTTCCCGGAGTTCCAGAAAGACCTCGCGCTCCAGTTCTATCGCCCTCTCGGCGGCACTGTTTACCTCGGTCTCGATGTGAATAAGCTCATCCGTGGTAAAACGTTCGCTTCCCACCAGAGACTGGCGGCGGATAAAATGCTCCGGGACGGCTTTCAGGTTAGATTTCGTTATTTCAAAAAAATATCCGATAATCTTGTTGTATTTTATCCTGAGATTCGCAATCCCCGAGGATGCTCTCTCCCGTTCAAGATACTCGTCCAGAACCCGTTTCCGATCCCTGCGGGCGTTTCGCAGCCTGTCGAGTTCTTTGTGGTAACCCGGGGCGATCAGGCGCCCCTCGGTGAGCAGAATGGAAGGATCTTCATGGAGGGACTCGGACAGAAGCTCCGTCAGCCGGTCGAGCGTCATTTCCTGCTCAGGCGACAGTGCGGGGAGGGCCTCTTTATTACCGCAGCCCTGCAGGAGTCCGGGAATTCGCCTGGCACTGCTCAGGGTATTCCGGATGGATAGAAGGTCCTTGGCGTGGGCCTTCTGCAGAGCGACCCGGGTGGCAAGGCGCTGGAGGTCAAGAACGCCGCCGAGCTCGTCCCGGATTGATCCCAGGAGAATCTGGTTGCGATACAGGGCCTCCAGGGCATCGAGCCTGCTGTTTATCTGCTCCATGTTCCGGAGGGGATGAAGCAGACGGCTCCTGATTCTCCTTGCCCCCAGGGAGGTACGACTGTAATCCAGGACCTCCAGCAGGGTATACTGCTCGCTGCCGTCGTTCAGGTTGCGTACCAGCTCCAGATTGCGCTGGGTGGCGGTATCGAGTCCAACGTAGGTTTCATCGGTATAACGTTCCATGGAACGTATGTGATCGAGCAGAGTTTTAGAGGTCTCCCCCACATACTCGAGGACCGCAGCCGTGGTCATGACAAGGGGATCATCCTGGTCTATACCGAAACCCTTCAGATTGGCAGTGCCGAACTGGCGGCAGAGACGCTGAAAAGCGTCGGTCTGATCGAAATGCCAGTCGGGAATCCGGTTTATTACCATGGATTTTCTGTCGCCGATAATCTGCCGCAGGACCTGGTCTTCATCGTAGAGAGACTCCTGCAGCAGGACCTCCTTGGGATCCAGACGGTTCAATTCCAGGGAAAGGTATTCGTGAAACCGCTCCTTTTTAACAGACGTCGCTTTGAAATCCCCGGTGGAGAGGTCCAGGTAGGCGAAACAGGCGGTACTTCCGTAGATTCCGAAGGAGAAGAGATAATTATTCCGGCGATTGTCCAGATAATCCTCTTCCAGAACTGTTCCGGGGGTAATGATCTCCACAACTTCCCGCTCGGCAATCCCTTTTCCTTTTGGGGGAAGGGCCGTCTGCTCACAGACAGCGATCTTCTTTCCCGCCTTCAGAAGCCGTCCGATGTAGGCGGAAGCGGCATGATAGGGAATGCCGCACATGGGTATGTTGTGCCGTTTGGTCAAGGTAATATTGAGGATCCCGGAGACTTCCCTGGCGTCCTGTTCGAACATTTCATAGAAGTCCCCGAGGCGAAAGAAGAGAATGGCGTCGCGGTTTTCCTGTTTGATGCGCCTGTATTGGCGCATCATGGGGGTTGTATCTGACATCGAAAGGCCGGATCAGCCTCCGGCGTTTCTCATGAGCCGCTGTATGACAAGATCGGTAATATCAGCGTCCTTGGAAAAAAAGAGGATATTGGGATCCTGCGCCTTGTAGATTACCGCGTAGCCTTCCTGCTCCGCCACATAACCGATGGCCTGCAGGATCTCCGAAGAGAGAGATGATGATGCCTGCATGCTCTCCTTCAGACGGTTGATGCGGTTTGTCATTACACTGTGATAGTCCTTCAGGTATTCCTGTTTTTCATCGATCTGCTTTTCAATCCTCAAAACCAGAGACTCGTTGCTGTTTCGCTGGGCGTCCAGCTTGTCTTCCTTGAGCTTGTCAATCTGATTGATGATGTTACGCCGTTCTTCCTCGTAGGTGGTCTGAAGTTCTTCGATTTTCCTGAAGGAGACGGACTCCCGGAAGTACTGACTGAAAATCTTTGAAAGATCGACAACCCCGACCCGGGATATAACCTGGCTGTACCCTGAACTGAGAACAAGGGTCAGCAGAAGCGCAGAAATAATTCGTTTCATCTATCCTTTCCTTTGCCTGGATAAATTGTAATGTTCCCTTCCAGCGATTACTACTATACCCGTTCTACATGGTCATGGTAAAGGCAATTATGAAATCAAGACCTGAATCGGGATCATCCTCATCCTTGAAAAGAGGTCCCGGCTGCCATTCGATTCCGTCATCAAGGATCTTGAAGCGTTTGGCAAAATAGAATCCCAGGGGAATACCGGGGATGGTAAGCTTCAAACCGCTTCCCAGGGTAAACTTGAAATCTTCGAGCTGCATGTCCCGGAACTCCTCCAGCCCCAGGTGGGGATCATTTTCGTCCCGGAGATACATCACTGTTGCACTCGCGAAGTTATCGAACCAGAGGAACTGCTCAAATATGGGAAAGGTCAGATTGAGCCTGCTGTCCCATCTGCTCTGCCCCCCCAGGACCCTGGGCCATCCGAGGGCGACGGTCATGCCGTCGATATAGAGCAGGTCGGCGTCTGTTGCCGCCAGATCACCGTTGAACTGGGGCAGAATAAAGGCGAATTCGGTATGAAAACCGAGGATCGAACGAAAGCGATAACTCTTGCCGATTATTGTATCCAGCAGGGTAAAATAGATATCCCCGGTGGTGGTGGAGCGCAGGTAATCCCGGGTCGACGGAAGAAAACCTCCGGTATAGGTAAACCGCTGGTTCAGATAGTAACCCTTTGAGGGATTATAGATGAGGTCTCTGGTATCGAAGGAGAGGGAGGTCCACAAACGGGTAATGGGAAGCCAGGTTTCCAGGTTATCCCGGACGTCGGAGCTATAGGGACGGTATACCTCGTCGTCGTACCAGATATAGTTCAGGGATGTGGAAAGTCCGGTACCGAGACCGATCCGTCCGAGCCAGGTATTCCAGGTATAGCCGGTGCTGACCCCCAGAGAGGCTTCGTAGGAATCATATTCCATAAGATAGTCTGAGTTGACCCCCTCACCATTCTCGATGGCCCACTCGTACTCTTCA
This window encodes:
- the nusA gene encoding transcription termination factor NusA — its product is MASGLADAIRSIVQDRGISEDLVKKTIEDFLLAAYKKKFGQCDNAVVRFDEEGDEVALFARKQIVEDVYDEVTEIALEEALELNEECELGDELLIEINPQEFDRVAVQSAKQKAKQTLRDIQKDTLYSEFQEKVGEMIIGYYQRERNGNIFVDLGRVEGILPKRYQSPREIYRPNDRIKALIYEVNKTTSGLQIVLSRTHTDFVRRIFELEVPEVYDKTVEIFKIVREPGYRTKLAVYSNREDVDPVGACVGMKGVRIQAIVRELEGEKIDILKYDNNPRDFIKNALSPAEVDTVVVLDEAKRQALAVVEENQLSLAIGKQGLNVRLANRLVDWNIDVKTIAQFEEMDIAAESKKAMEALFSDVEEEEEITSIAELPDIPEHIVETLKDNKIELIEDLINLSPEEMAEIEGLDSKDVETITAIINDNVDIIEEEEENDDTEDFFESEEDESYECPECGHPISVDMTTCPNCGVGLSFEISEEEE
- a CDS encoding LSm family protein; amino-acid sequence: MKEGTGISPELESTVDIIQGMGFSVVEAQCRPVKGSVQVVIYIYSSEGVSLDDCTKVYRTVMPRLEVALDSRDISLEISSPGISRNIKFFREFAIFTGRRIRVLTEDSSEWVQGDLIHADDDEIVLTVGDGERRYGRAEIVKAKISEG
- a CDS encoding ComF family protein; the encoded protein is MNCREQENPGPPGRGIFYYRGAARVLLQRYKFDGIKSLSGILAEEILRDLTAEEKQALIVPVPSGRKSRRRNGWGHMEQVTARLRDQGLAVCPQLLVRSAGKEQKKLNRKAREANSRSVFHYTGKKTCQSIVLLDDIRTTGASIRAASAAIEGGGSRVMVWIVFAID
- the mutS gene encoding DNA mismatch repair protein MutS; amino-acid sequence: MSDTTPMMRQYRRIKQENRDAILFFRLGDFYEMFEQDAREVSGILNITLTKRHNIPMCGIPYHAASAYIGRLLKAGKKIAVCEQTALPPKGKGIAEREVVEIITPGTVLEEDYLDNRRNNYLFSFGIYGSTACFAYLDLSTGDFKATSVKKERFHEYLSLELNRLDPKEVLLQESLYDEDQVLRQIIGDRKSMVINRIPDWHFDQTDAFQRLCRQFGTANLKGFGIDQDDPLVMTTAAVLEYVGETSKTLLDHIRSMERYTDETYVGLDTATQRNLELVRNLNDGSEQYTLLEVLDYSRTSLGARRIRSRLLHPLRNMEQINSRLDALEALYRNQILLGSIRDELGGVLDLQRLATRVALQKAHAKDLLSIRNTLSSARRIPGLLQGCGNKEALPALSPEQEMTLDRLTELLSESLHEDPSILLTEGRLIAPGYHKELDRLRNARRDRKRVLDEYLERERASSGIANLRIKYNKIIGYFFEITKSNLKAVPEHFIRRQSLVGSERFTTDELIHIETEVNSAAERAIELEREVFLELREKVRTSLDELYACAEYLAEMDALASFAYAATVHGFIRPQVGGSGGIIIEEGRHPVVEKHLPPGDFIPNSLRLGGEDPPFALITGPNMAGKSTVLRQTALIVLMAQIGSFVPAARAEIGLVDRIFCRVGASDNLARGESTFLVEMNETANILRYMSNSSLVIMDEVGRGTSTNDGLSIAWAVSEYILEKKVNTLFATHYHELTSIENPGLRNLHMEVLEKEGEIIFLKRLKEGAAAGSYGIHVARLAGIPDQVIRRAAEILGGLDDGAQLTVLPPGAGEIQHDLFGADDMVIQEIKNLKIDSTTPLEALNFLARLQKTLKI
- a CDS encoding OmpH family outer membrane protein; its protein translation is MKRIISALLLTLVLSSGYSQVISRVGVVDLSKIFSQYFRESVSFRKIEELQTTYEEERRNIINQIDKLKEDKLDAQRNSNESLVLRIEKQIDEKQEYLKDYHSVMTNRINRLKESMQASSSLSSEILQAIGYVAEQEGYAVIYKAQDPNILFFSKDADITDLVIQRLMRNAGG